From the Pseudomonas sp. SORT22 genome, one window contains:
- the pseC gene encoding UDP-4-amino-4,6-dideoxy-N-acetyl-beta-L-altrosamine transaminase — protein sequence MIPYGRQDISQADIDAVVSVLQSDFLTQGPMVPEFEQRVAQHVGARHALALNSATSALHVACLALGLGPGDRLWTTPVTFVASANCALYCGAQVDFVDIDPRTYNLCPQALARKLELAEQAGTLPKVVVPVHLCGQPCDMQAIHALAVRYGFKVIEDASHAIGGQYQGEFIGNGKYSDITVFSFHPVKIITTAEGGMAVTNDDALAQKMALLRSHGITRDPQQMTHEADGPWYYQQIDLGFNYRMTELQAALGVSQMQRLDQFIARRHELAARYNELLAALPLTLPWQHPDSYSGLHLYVIRLQLDKIDKTHRQVFESLREQGIGVNLHYIPVHTQPYYTAMGFARGDFPEAEAYYRDAISIPMFQTMSESQQDVVVAALTKALQA from the coding sequence ATGATCCCTTATGGTCGCCAGGACATCAGCCAGGCTGATATCGACGCTGTCGTCAGCGTCCTGCAGTCCGACTTTCTCACTCAGGGCCCAATGGTGCCGGAGTTCGAGCAGCGGGTTGCACAGCATGTAGGCGCGCGTCACGCACTTGCGCTCAATAGTGCAACGTCGGCATTGCATGTTGCCTGCCTGGCCCTGGGGCTGGGGCCTGGTGATCGTTTGTGGACTACCCCGGTTACTTTTGTCGCATCGGCAAACTGCGCCTTGTACTGTGGGGCGCAGGTCGATTTCGTGGACATCGACCCACGCACCTATAACCTCTGCCCACAAGCCCTGGCGCGCAAGTTGGAGCTGGCGGAGCAAGCGGGGACGCTGCCCAAGGTTGTGGTCCCGGTGCATCTTTGTGGTCAGCCCTGCGACATGCAGGCGATCCATGCGTTGGCCGTGCGATACGGATTCAAAGTCATCGAAGATGCCTCGCATGCCATTGGTGGCCAATACCAGGGCGAGTTCATCGGTAACGGCAAGTACAGTGACATTACTGTGTTCAGCTTCCATCCGGTGAAGATCATCACCACCGCCGAAGGCGGTATGGCGGTCACCAACGACGACGCATTGGCACAAAAGATGGCCTTGCTGCGCAGCCATGGCATCACCCGCGACCCGCAACAGATGACCCATGAAGCTGATGGGCCCTGGTACTACCAGCAGATCGATCTGGGTTTCAACTACCGCATGACCGAACTGCAGGCGGCCTTGGGTGTGAGCCAGATGCAGCGCCTCGATCAGTTCATCGCTCGCCGGCATGAACTGGCGGCGCGCTACAATGAACTGCTGGCAGCATTACCGCTGACCCTGCCGTGGCAGCATCCAGACAGTTATTCCGGATTGCACCTGTATGTGATTCGCCTGCAACTGGACAAGATCGACAAGACCCATCGCCAGGTTTTCGAGTCGTTGCGGGAGCAGGGTATCGGAGTCAATCTTCACTACATTCCGGTACATACCCAGCCTTACTACACCGCCATGGGGTTTGCCCGCGGCGATTTCCCTGAAGCTGAAGCCTATTACCGGGACGCCATCAGCATCCCGATGTTCCAGACCATGAGCGAGTCTCAGCAGGACGTGGTCGTCGCTGCACTGACCAAGGCCTTGCAGGCATGA
- the pseF gene encoding pseudaminic acid cytidylyltransferase, with product MKLAVIPARGGSKRIARKNIKMFCGKPMIAWSIEAALNSGVFDRVIVSTDDLEIAEVARQSGAQVPFIRPALLADDHSGTVPVIQHAIEWFEQDGQQIDYLCCLYATAPFVRPEDLQAGLDALIREQCDFAFAVTRYAFPVQRAVRINTQGRIEMIYPEQFNTRSQDLQETFHDAGQFYWGRTQAWRLGKPVFGPGSVPVVLPGHRVQDIDTLEDWVRAEWMFREMNR from the coding sequence ATGAAACTGGCGGTCATTCCCGCCCGTGGCGGCAGCAAGCGTATTGCGCGCAAGAACATCAAGATGTTCTGCGGCAAGCCGATGATCGCCTGGTCGATCGAGGCCGCCCTCAATAGCGGTGTTTTTGACCGGGTGATCGTCTCGACCGACGATCTGGAGATCGCCGAGGTGGCCCGCCAGTCCGGGGCACAGGTGCCATTTATCCGTCCCGCGCTACTGGCTGACGATCACAGCGGCACAGTGCCGGTGATTCAGCATGCCATTGAGTGGTTCGAACAGGACGGGCAGCAGATCGATTACCTGTGCTGCCTTTACGCAACGGCACCCTTTGTAAGGCCCGAGGATTTGCAGGCAGGGCTCGACGCCTTGATCCGTGAACAATGCGATTTTGCCTTTGCCGTTACCCGCTATGCATTTCCTGTCCAGCGGGCAGTACGGATCAACACCCAGGGCCGGATTGAAATGATCTATCCGGAGCAATTCAATACCCGCTCGCAAGATCTACAGGAAACCTTTCATGACGCTGGCCAGTTCTATTGGGGGCGTACGCAGGCCTGGCGGTTGGGCAAGCCCGTGTTTGGGCCCGGCTCGGTACCGGTAGTGCTGCCAGGCCACAGGGTCCAGGATATCGACACGCTTGAAGATTGGGTTCGGGCTGAATGGATGTTCCGGGAAATGAACCGGTAA
- the pseG gene encoding UDP-2,4-diacetamido-2,4,6-trideoxy-beta-L-altropyranose hydrolase: MFRADASVEIGIGHVMRCLTLADELTAQGAHCHFICRAHTGNLIEQIRSRGYQVHPLQVVTGIAGNPGADRGIYGYWLGASQAEDAAACAALLESIRPDWLVVDHYALDQQWEGSIAGLSRKLMVIDDLADRAHQCDLLLDQSLGRSPQDYCRWVPAHCRLLCGVQHALLRPDFSALRGDSLQRRAAFALRNVLITMGGVDKDNVTGRILSVLETLSLATISRVTVVMGATAPWLEEVRAQARTLPFSTEVKTNVSNMAELMAASDLAIGAAGATSWERCCLGLPTLMVVLAENQVFAARQLAATGAVLTLALDETLGRDLARYLEQASGDPSMLEQMSQQARKIVDGSGCRVVAQVMAESEKD; the protein is encoded by the coding sequence GTGTTCCGTGCAGACGCCTCCGTCGAGATTGGCATCGGGCATGTCATGCGCTGCCTGACCCTGGCCGATGAGCTGACCGCACAGGGCGCGCACTGTCACTTCATTTGCCGGGCGCATACCGGGAATCTGATCGAGCAGATCAGGTCCCGCGGCTATCAGGTCCATCCGCTGCAAGTGGTGACCGGCATTGCCGGCAATCCGGGGGCGGACCGCGGAATCTACGGTTATTGGCTGGGGGCCAGCCAGGCAGAGGATGCGGCTGCGTGTGCTGCGCTGCTTGAAAGCATCAGGCCGGACTGGCTGGTTGTTGATCATTACGCTCTGGACCAGCAATGGGAGGGCAGTATTGCGGGGTTGTCCCGCAAGTTGATGGTCATAGACGACCTAGCCGATCGAGCCCATCAGTGCGACCTGTTGCTTGATCAGTCGTTGGGACGTTCGCCTCAGGATTATTGCCGATGGGTGCCTGCGCACTGCAGGTTACTGTGCGGTGTACAGCATGCATTGCTGCGACCGGATTTTTCCGCGTTGCGGGGCGATAGCCTGCAGCGCCGGGCGGCATTTGCCCTCAGGAACGTGTTGATCACCATGGGTGGCGTCGATAAGGACAACGTCACGGGACGCATTTTATCGGTCCTGGAAACGCTTTCCCTGGCCACTATCTCCCGGGTAACCGTAGTGATGGGGGCTACCGCGCCCTGGCTCGAAGAGGTTCGTGCCCAAGCCCGGACCCTGCCATTCAGCACCGAGGTCAAGACCAATGTCAGCAACATGGCAGAGCTGATGGCTGCCTCTGACCTTGCTATCGGTGCGGCCGGTGCAACCTCATGGGAGCGTTGCTGCCTGGGTTTGCCGACGCTGATGGTTGTGCTGGCGGAAAACCAGGTATTTGCCGCCCGACAACTGGCAGCTACCGGCGCCGTGCTGACGCTGGCGCTGGATGAGACTTTGGGCCGCGACCTTGCCCGGTATCTGGAACAGGCGAGTGGGGATCCGTCCATGTTGGAACAAATGAGCCAGCAGGCACGAAAGATTGTCGACGGCTCCGGCTGCCGGGTCGTCGCGCAGGTTATGGCTGAATCGGAAAAGGATTGA
- the pseH gene encoding UDP-4-amino-4,6-dideoxy-N-acetyl-beta-L-altrosamine N-acetyltransferase, translating into MQAFGKLRNIEADEVGLMLEWRNAPAVRANMYTRHVISEQEHLAWWQRLQQRQDQQYFMYEWQGGAAGIVGFTDIDTHSANASWAFYAAPDAAKGTGSRMEFLALEHAFNVLQLNKLNCEVLAFNSAVIKLHQKFAFQVEGIFREQHRVDDAYVDIYRLALLSREWDMHRDVMQEKLNKLIRGQ; encoded by the coding sequence GTGCAGGCATTTGGAAAACTGCGAAATATCGAGGCTGACGAAGTCGGCCTGATGCTTGAGTGGCGAAACGCACCCGCCGTGCGGGCCAACATGTACACCCGGCATGTAATCAGCGAGCAGGAACACCTGGCATGGTGGCAACGCCTGCAGCAGCGCCAGGACCAGCAGTACTTCATGTACGAGTGGCAGGGGGGGGCTGCGGGGATTGTCGGCTTCACCGACATCGACACCCACAGCGCCAATGCCAGCTGGGCGTTCTATGCCGCCCCGGATGCCGCCAAGGGCACTGGCAGCCGTATGGAGTTTCTCGCGCTGGAGCATGCGTTCAACGTGCTGCAGCTGAACAAGCTCAATTGCGAGGTGCTGGCATTCAACAGTGCCGTCATCAAGCTTCACCAGAAGTTCGCCTTCCAGGTGGAAGGTATTTTTCGCGAGCAGCACCGTGTGGACGACGCGTACGTCGATATATACAGGCTGGCGCTGCTGTCCCGTGAGTGGGATATGCACCGTGATGTCATGCAAGAAAAACTGAATAAATTAATTCGAGGCCAATGA
- the pseI gene encoding pseudaminic acid synthase: MMNPMISIAGRAIGAAHAPYIIAELSANHNGKLETAMRIIEEAKKAGADAVKLQTYTADTITLNSDAEEFRIHGGLWDGRTLYDLYLEAQMPWEWHQPLFEHARKLGITIFSSPFDFTAVDLLESLNAPAYKIASFEAIDLPLIKYVAGTGKPMIISTGMADAEEISEAIEAAREGGCKELAILHCVSGYPAPAAEYNLRTIPDMVRRFGLVTGLSDHTLDNTTAIAAVTLGASIVEKHFTLDRKGGGPDDSFSLEPLELKALCQDSKTAWAALGDVNYARKSSEQGNVQFRRSLYFVKSLAAGDVVTADAIRSVRPGRGVAPKYFDDVVGKRVKTAVLENTPVDFASLDVD, encoded by the coding sequence ATGATGAATCCGATGATATCCATTGCAGGGCGGGCAATCGGTGCCGCGCATGCGCCTTACATCATTGCCGAGCTGTCTGCCAACCATAATGGCAAGCTCGAAACAGCAATGAGGATCATCGAGGAAGCGAAGAAAGCCGGCGCCGATGCGGTCAAGCTGCAAACCTACACCGCAGATACCATCACGCTGAACAGCGATGCTGAAGAGTTCCGCATTCACGGGGGGCTGTGGGATGGCCGTACCCTGTACGACCTTTATCTGGAGGCGCAGATGCCCTGGGAGTGGCACCAGCCGTTGTTCGAGCATGCCCGCAAACTGGGTATCACCATTTTCAGTTCGCCCTTTGACTTTACTGCCGTCGACTTGCTGGAAAGCCTGAATGCCCCGGCTTACAAGATTGCCTCCTTCGAGGCAATCGACCTGCCATTGATCAAATATGTGGCTGGCACTGGCAAACCCATGATCATTTCTACCGGCATGGCCGATGCCGAAGAGATCAGCGAAGCGATCGAGGCCGCGCGTGAGGGCGGCTGCAAGGAGCTGGCAATTCTTCATTGTGTCAGCGGCTATCCGGCGCCGGCTGCGGAATACAATTTGCGCACCATTCCCGACATGGTTCGCCGTTTTGGTTTGGTCACCGGGCTTTCCGATCACACCCTGGACAACACCACTGCGATTGCCGCCGTTACCTTGGGCGCTTCGATCGTCGAGAAGCATTTCACCCTGGATCGCAAGGGTGGAGGACCGGACGACAGTTTCTCGCTGGAGCCACTGGAGCTCAAGGCGCTGTGTCAGGACAGCAAAACCGCATGGGCGGCACTGGGTGACGTCAACTACGCGCGCAAATCCAGCGAGCAGGGCAATGTGCAGTTCCGTCGCTCGCTCTACTTCGTCAAGTCACTGGCCGCAGGTGATGTGGTTACCGCCGATGCGATCCGCAGCGTCCGTCCAGGGCGTGGTGTTGCGCCGAAATACTTCGATGACGTTGTTGGCAAGCGAGTAAAGACTGCGGTGCTGGAAAACACACCTGTCGATTTTGCCTCTCTCGATGTTGACTGA